One window of Catonella massiliensis genomic DNA carries:
- a CDS encoding DUF6273 domain-containing protein produces MDKLIKKSQCKLIIIMLVALTFVIVVFCYRLLIRQDTISSIAYSSLKSKDDYRVYIKEDGKYVPFLVIDNGYEKGSTLLLREEILAETKRMNEYSSYYKDSEIDRFLNGSYYENLKEIHSLIESTAVEIYSDASIGCSGDETENINRNIFLLSDKELSYGYGIEGKALRYFRNPDNRLSYLDGTPMGWLLRTPVTSYLSAVCEVSFDGKLSLGNSFGKHGIRPAFCVDSLAKIKKKAGIIEGKEVYVLE; encoded by the coding sequence ATGGACAAGTTGATTAAAAAAAGTCAGTGCAAACTCATTATAATAATGCTTGTAGCTCTGACTTTTGTAATTGTAGTATTCTGTTATAGGCTGCTCATAAGGCAGGATACAATCAGCTCCATAGCATATTCCAGCTTAAAAAGCAAAGATGATTATAGAGTTTATATCAAGGAAGATGGTAAGTATGTGCCGTTCTTGGTTATTGACAATGGATATGAGAAAGGAAGTACCCTTCTTTTACGGGAGGAAATCCTAGCTGAAACAAAAAGGATGAATGAGTATAGCTCGTACTACAAAGACAGCGAAATAGACAGGTTCTTGAATGGTTCATATTATGAGAATCTTAAAGAAATTCACTCCCTTATAGAGAGTACTGCGGTTGAAATTTACTCAGATGCTTCAATTGGATGTTCAGGTGACGAGACTGAAAATATAAACAGGAATATATTTTTGCTCTCAGATAAGGAACTATCATATGGTTATGGAATAGAAGGTAAAGCACTGAGGTATTTTAGAAATCCGGATAACAGACTTAGTTATTTAGATGGGACTCCGATGGGATGGTTGCTAAGAACCCCTGTGACATCATATCTTTCTGCAGTGTGTGAAGTAAGTTTTGATGGAAAACTTAGTCTTGGCAATTCTTTTGGTAAACATGGAATCCGCCCAGCCTTTTGTGTCGATTCTTTAGCAAAAATAAAGAAAAAAGCGGGAATCATTGAGGGGAAAGAGGTCTATGTGTTGGAGTAA